The nucleotide sequence GACCAGGGTGTCCTCGAACGTCGGCCGGATGACGACCACCGGGTCAAAGCTTCCGCTCGCGCCGCGGTAGCGGGTCTTGGTGCCCTCGCCCTCCAGGTCGATGCGCTCCGCGCGGAGGCCGGCCACCAGGCGCGTGCGCGGCGTGAAATCGTGACCCACCTGGCCGAACAGCGCGAGGTTGCTCGCCCGATAAATGGTCCGGAGCCCCCGGATGTCCCAGGGATCGGTGTTGGTGTAACGGGAAAACTCCTCCGTGTCGGACAGAAACGCGCCGAGCGTCCACCGGCTGATCCAACCGGCCGCCGGGCCCGGCACGGAGTCGAGGCGCAATTCCTGATTCACCACCCAACGCGTGCGCGTCAGGTCGCTGAAGCCCATGTAGGATGCGGCCGTCCAATCGTCATCATAACTGTACACCGACCGCGTGCGGGCGCCGCTGGTGACGGTGCTGAGGCGCACGCCGTCCCACCCCGCATACGTTCCCCGCAGGCTGGCGGCGAAGGACTCCTGCGCATCGCGGCCGGGTTGGTCGCTGAAGGTGTTCGTGCCGTTGTTATCGAGCGCAAATTCGTCGTAGCCGCTGTCGAGGTCGGCCGCGAGTACGGCCGCTTCCCAGCGCCAGGCCGCGTTGGGGTTCCACGTGAGGCGCAGGCGCGCGGTGAGCTCGTCCCGGGCGTTGGTGTCCCGGCCCAGCGTGACGTTCCGTCGGAAGCCGTCGCTCTCGCTCTGTTGCACGGCGAGGCGCATCATCAGCCGGTCGGGTTGACCTTCCCCCAAGGGCCCGCCAACCGCGAAGCCGCCGCTGCGCAGCGCGTCCTCGCCCGCCGTGAACTCGGCCTGCCCGGTCCAGTAGGGCGTCGGCGCGTTCGTCACGAGTCGCACCACGCCACCCGCGGCGTTGGCCCCAAAGGCCCCCGCCTGCGGGCCGCGCAACACCTCCGCCTGGCTCACGTCAAACGTGCTGCCCAGCCCCCCGAGTCCGGTGAAGTCGAGGTCATCCACCACAAAACGCACGGCGGAGTCCGGCGTCTCGCCCTCAAATTGCGAGTTCTCCCCGATGCCGCGGATCTGCAGGTGACGCGGGCGCGAGGTGCCGCCCGTCCAGGTGAGGTTGGGCAACCGGTCCACGAGGTCGCCGAAATGGCGGACCGCGCCGGCCCGCAGGGATGCTTCATCCTGGACGGTGACACTCGCGGGGATGCGTGCCAGCGGCGACTCCCAGAGGTCCGCGGTGACGCGGAGCGGGGCCAGGATCAGCGGGGCGGCGCCGGCAGGGGCCGGCCCCGGGGTTTGGGCGGGCGCGGAGAGCCACAACAGGCCGGTGAAGGCGGGGAGGAGGAGTCGGTTCGGGATTTGCATTGGGTTTGGATTGCCCGACCCGACCAGACTCCCGACAGAAGGGGCGCCGTGCGCCCGATGGCGCTTCCGCGGCGCCTGCTGTTTCCTTCGTCGGCATGATCCGTTCAGGTTCGAAGGGTCGAGCGGTCGAGCGCACCGCAATCTCAGTCCTCCGCGGAGGACACCCCTACAGGCAAGCCGGACCAAAGTCCGCCGCCGCCTTTACACAAGCCAAAGTTTTCCCGCCCCCTGCTTGCCGCCGGATGCTTTCGCCGCAATATGTTCGGATTCCGATGAATAAACGCATCCTGCTCACGGCTGTCATAGCGCTCGGTGTCCTCGGCGCGATTTTCGGCTTCAAGTATCTTCAGATTCGGCAGGCCAAGGCGGCCATGGCCGCCCGCAAGCCCGCCCCGGCCGCGGTGACCACGACGCCGGCGGTGCAGGAAACCTGGCGATCCACGCTCCACGCCGTCGGTTCGCTCGAGAGCTTCCGCGGCGTCACCTTGCGCGCCGAGATCGAGGGCCGCATCGTGCACGTGGGCTTCGAGTCCGGCGCCCGCGTGCAGGCCGGGGACGTGCTGGTCGAACTCGACTCCCAGGCGGAGACCGCCCAGCTGCGCAGCAACGAGGCCACCGCCCGCCTGGCCGCCCTCAACCTGGTCCGGGCCCGCGATCTGCGCGAAAACAGCACCAACACCCAAGCCGACCTCGATACCGCCGAGGCCACCGCCGCCCAGACTGCCG is from Lacunisphaera limnophila and encodes:
- a CDS encoding TonB-dependent receptor, with protein sequence MQIPNRLLLPAFTGLLWLSAPAQTPGPAPAGAAPLILAPLRVTADLWESPLARIPASVTVQDEASLRAGAVRHFGDLVDRLPNLTWTGGTSRPRHLQIRGIGENSQFEGETPDSAVRFVVDDLDFTGLGGLGSTFDVSQAEVLRGPQAGAFGANAAGGVVRLVTNAPTPYWTGQAEFTAGEDALRSGGFAVGGPLGEGQPDRLMMRLAVQQSESDGFRRNVTLGRDTNARDELTARLRLTWNPNAAWRWEAAVLAADLDSGYDEFALDNNGTNTFSDQPGRDAQESFAASLRGTYAGWDGVRLSTVTSGARTRSVYSYDDDWTAASYMGFSDLTRTRWVVNQELRLDSVPGPAAGWISRWTLGAFLSDTEEFSRYTNTDPWDIRGLRTIYRASNLALFGQVGHDFTPRTRLVAGLRAERIDLEGEGTKTRYRGASGSFDPVVVIRPTFEDTLVGGKVALEHDLSGHELLFVSLTRGYKAGGVNVDARIDPATDPLTYATETLWNAEAGLRGHWLDERLTGEVTAFALWRRDTQVRDSAGFGGSYRFFTDNGDGARVTGLEASAAYALTRAWSVRGSLALMRSRLDPFTLGNGNAGGGRVLANTPRYGYTWGVRYDAGRGLFGGAELAGRAEQFDSNNQNEARRAFRVVNATLGYAWERWTVTLWAKNLLDEVYDRRVYFFGNEDPDYLETRYENRADPRQLGVTAAWRF